In Fragaria vesca subsp. vesca linkage group LG1, FraVesHawaii_1.0, whole genome shotgun sequence, the sequence CCCAATCCCGGCCATCCTGCATCAGTATCTTTTCTTCTAGAAATCGTACAGTTACATTTGAAATTTCATCTAGGTGTCTTCATAAGATTTGTAGTAGACATCTTAATGTCCATTCCAGAATTTGAATCACTTGAAAATGATTTTCTCGATTAAGTTATGATTTTTTTAAGTTTAGGGTCTGCATCTATAAATTCTGCATGTCAATTCTGTGATTCTGAACCAGTTGGCTTCTTTTCAAAAACTGTACAAATTGGTTGGTTATGTGAGTTTAGTGTTCTCATGAAAGTTACATAAGACATCCTAAAGATTATTTGAGAGTTGGAATCTCTCAAAAATAAGTTTTCTACAATTAGTTATGAATTTTGAAAGTTAGACGGGACGAGCCCAATCCCAACCATCCTGCATCAGTTTTCGTTTCTTCTGGAAATCATACAGTTGCATTTGAAACTTCATCTTGGTGTCTTCATAAGATTTGTAGTAGACATCTTAAGGTTCATTCCAGAATTTGAATCACGTGAAAACTATTTTTCTAGATTAAGTTATGGTTTCTTAAAGTTTAGGGTCTATATCAGTAAATTCTGAGATTTGAACCAGTTGGCTTCTTTTCGAAAACTGTACAAATTGGTTCGTTATATGAGTTTAGTGTCTTCATGAAAGTTATAGATGACATCTTAAAGATCATTTGAGAGTTGGGATCTCTCAAAAATAATTTTTCTACAATTAGTTATGAATTTTAAAAGTTAGACGGGACGAGACGGGCCTGACAGGACTCAAAATTTCAATCCCGCGTCCCGTCCCATTGTTTCTCTAATGGGACGGGACGGGACGGGACCGGTGTTTTTAGTTTCAAATCCCGCCGGGATCGGGACGGGACCGGGATTTACGGGATTTGTGCCCAGCCCTAATACTGCTTGTAGTCGTCCCTTATATATGCCTTCACTAAGTGACTTAGCCTTCTCTAAGTGTCGTTAACAATTACTTAGGTCTATCAGATAGTCGACTCCCTCATCTCTAGCAACCACAGATAAACCAAGACCTCCCACCAATCCCATAAGATTCATTGTTTAGATCAATGCAGAGTGATGAGCAAGATAAACCGGCAAGTCAAGCATTAAGCATCCATGACATAAGAGAAGGGTACAAGCTAGGAACTCATCAACAGGTTCAACTTCTAAATGCATGGTATAAAGTAAGCAGAAAATAAACAAACTTACATATATCATTTGTCAACAAAGAGCAAAGATTATTCCTTCCATTTCAGCTTTGTGAGACCTTCTGATGGGTTTCAAGTATCTGGACTTGCTCTTTCTCTTCTACCGGAAGATAACCACTCATCCAAAGTAGACTCTCTTCATATTCGATCATACCACGCTGTAGCACCTTCAAAACATGCTGCCAAATATCGTTTTTGCTTAGTTTATGATCAGTCCTCATTAACTTAAACCCTCTAGCAGTCGGATTTGCGGCAACTTCTGAACTACATTCAACACTCAAGAACTCTCTGATACATGAGGGCCGCTCCGGCAACTGAGTCAGTGGGTGGCGCTTTAAGCTATAGAGCATAGTCCACGAGTCACTGGAGTCATATTCTCTCATGATCCACAAATGAACAGAGTTAGAACAAAAATCTGATACACACAGGCACCCTCCACAAACCCGGCCCCAATCTTGGTACTATTATTGGTTAAAATACCAAAAGGCAGTTCCATCCTTCGGAACACCTCCTTTGCCAAGTCAAAACAAACTAGTTCATAGTTAATGAGGAAGTCATCATTTATTAGCCAATGAAGTACCTCACTAAAAAGAGTCCCCTGCTGATCAAAGACGTCTGTAACATCTGGAACAATATTGGAACTATGGGATTCAATCCTCTCCCAAACGTGAGTTCTCAATGAGAACATAAAGATCTCGTGTTTGTGGATGTGAGTCGAGGCTACCAAAACTTTGTAGTCATCCGTGGCCGATAAATATCCCACACCGTAGACGTAGTAGTTTTGATGTGAGGAAAAGCTTCGATCAGGTAACTGCTTCAAGAGTCCGGTTGATGGGTTGTAGATATAAAACAACTTCTCACCAACAGCTACAAATACCAGACCATTACAGGAGCCCAGTAGATTGACATGTGGTGGCTTTTTGACAGAGGAAGGCTCTTCAGACGGCGGCCTATCCGAGGGTACGCGTAGGGGTTTAGGGGCGTTGGAGAGGAGTATGCGGTTTAGGGTTTTCTGCCGACGAGCTGCTTTGATTTGTGATTCAGCAAATTTGGGATCTAAAAGTATAATGGAACGCAGACGTTTCGAAACGCAGGTGAATCGGATTAAGGACTTCACGGGCAATCTAGAGAAGATGTTAAGTATAATCTCTTCGGGTAGCTCTTCAGCCTCTTCTTTGTGCACCATTGCCCCAAAACTTTTTAATTTTTCTGAGGAGGCCATTGCACCAAACCGAAGATGAGAGCTAAAGCAATGATCAAGAGACCAAAACTGAAACCCTTCGCTATTAATACGACGATACATGTAGTCTTGTTTAGATACATATTATTCCAAATAAACTAAAGACCTTTTAGGGCTCTTCTTCTACCCAGAATAGGAGAAATTTTTCAGTCCTCCGAAAAACCACGTGACATTATACTATACAGTGGTCCTCACAACTAATAGAAAACCACCGTGTAACATTTTTGACAAGTCATACCAAGGTGAATAAAAGCAGTAAAACCAGACAACTCCAGGAAAAAAAATAAAAAAATTGACCCCCCCCTTTCCCATTAGCTTTGATGTATCCCCTTAACTTCAGAATGGGTAAACAAAGATTGGGTACTGGAATTGATACATGTAGGGGGTACGCTTGCAGACAAACTCAACTCAAGGTTTGCATGCAATTTGTTGTGAGTATGAGATCTACGGAATCAGTAAGCTCTCTTGGTCCTCTTCCAAACTTTGCTCCTTCAGGATCCATTGGATTAATAGCTCATCAAATGGTGGCCAGTTATCAACTCTCACATGAATCCTGAATTGGTCTTCAACTGGTACAACACCAGATCACCACGAAAGAAATTATTGAATTCAAACACTTTCTTCCTCCTCCTCTCTTGTGACCCCCAAATTATTAAAGCAGATATCAATTCAGAAAGAGCAGAGCATCACGAACCCAATGCTAAATAGCACCGCGCGGGAATTTGACCTCCCAATTGAACCAATTTTCAAAATTGCCCACCTCATCCGGTTTGGGGGTTGCGGTTACTGAACTTCAAATTCTGTAGTTAGGAGACAGAGGAGTCGGAAAGTGAGAAGCTTTATGCTTTTGACAGATCCAGAAGGTTTGAGAAAGAGAGATAAGGGGAAAAAGTCCATACCAATTCAAAGAATAAAAGCAAACATTGGGTATAAGGATGATTTTAATTTTGAGATCTCCGGTTAACGACGAACAACAAAGCTAACGAGAAGGGAAGGGGGCAGGGGGTTAATTTTTTTTTTTTTTTTCTGAAGTTGTCTGGTTTTACTGCTTTTAGTTTATTCACCTTGGTAACTTGTCAAAAATGTTACACGCGGCGGTTTTCTATTAGTTGGGAGGACCACTGTACAACACCACGTGGTCCTCTAGGAGGACTGAAAAATTTCTCTGAGAGTAGGCTAGGAGTAGTTCATCACCTATTTTTTGATAGCATATATGAAATTAAAAGTTTAAGCATTTATAAATATGATTTATCAATTTTAAACTTGAACAGTTTCTGTTTGACAGACTTGGATTATCTATTGATTTGATCTAGTTCGATTTCTTAATGATCATTAAATTGGCTGAAATTTGTAAAACTATATATTGACCTAAAACCTAAACAGTTAAGATGACAAATGTATATAATACACCGTTAATAATTAGAAAGTCATTAACTAATTCTCAACTTAGGTGGCAACTGTGCTACACTATTCTTTTCATACTGGGCCCGTAGCAAAAACTAGTTTGTTATTATAGAAAAACTAGTCCATGAGTGTGGCCCGTAGATGAAGGCCCAGAACTGCAAAGACCCACCTCCCATCTCTCTCTCTGCTCCCTCATCTCTCTCTTCTCTCTCTTATTTTCACAAAACCCTAAAACACTACTCCGCCCACATTTCCTCTCCCTCTCTTTGCCGCCAAAAAATCTCACCACCGCTCTTCCTCCACCCATGGCGGAGCTAAAGCTCTCGGAGAGCCGAGACCTGACCCGAATAGAGCGCATAGGCGCTCACTCCCACATCCGCGGCCTCGGCCTCGACTCCGCCCTCGAAGCTCGCGACGTCTCGGAAGGCATGGTGGGCCAGACCGCAGCTCGTAAAGCCGCCGGCGTGATTCTCCAGATGATCAAAGAAGGAAAGATCGCCGGCCGGGCTGTCCTCCTCGCCGGACAGCCTGGCACCGGCAAGACGGCCATTGCTATGGGGATGGCTAAGTCGTTAGGGCTCGAGACGCCGTTTGCGATGCTCGCCGGAAGCGAGCTGTTCTCGCTGGAGATGGGGAAGACGGAGGCGCTGATGCAGGCGTTTCGGAAGGCGATTGGGGTGAGGATCAAGGAGGAGACGGAGATTATTGAGGGGGAGGTTGTGGAGGTTCAGATTGACCGGCCTGCGGTGGCCGGAGCGGCGTCGAAGACTGGGAAGTTGACTTTGAAGACGACGGAGATGGAGACGGTGTATGACTTGGGGGCCAAGATGATTGAGGCGTTGGGGAAGGAGAAGGTGCAGAGTGGGGATGTGGTGGCTATTGATAAGGCGTCGGGGAAGATTACGAAGGTGGGGAGGTCGTTTTCGAGGTCCAGGGACTATGATGCGATGGGACCGAGTGTGAAGTTGGTGCAGTGTCCTGATGGGGAGTTGCAGAAGCGTAAGGAGGTTGTGCATTGCGTCACGCTTCATGAGATTGATGTCATCAACAGCAGGTAATAAGAATCTCAGCCTTCGTCTTGTTCATAGTCTTCTCAGAATTGGGTTTTATGCTGTGGAAGTTTCTGTTTGTTCTGCTTATTGGTTGACATTCCTAAAATATTATGAATTTCTGTTACTAATGATTTTGAATGGGTGTTTGTATGATATATGTTAAAGTGTTTAAGCCTGCCAGTTAGGTACAATCACATTTAAGGAATATATTGCATCGCAAGCGTGCTGCTGTGAATAAGTCTTTGAATATATCTTTTCAATTTAGCAGACTTGGTTGATTGATTGTATTCAGGGTTGCTTTTGTCTTTGATTAGTTGTATCAATTCAAAATTTTCAAATGGTTCTTGCATGCACAATTTCAGTCACAGGAAGATACATATTTATGCATATAAAGATGTAAATGTTCTCCATTGCGGGTTCTAAGATGCAGCTGTGCAATAAATTGACAGGCTTTGATGAGTTTGATCAATGTCTATTACTAATAATGTAATGTAAACCCACCAGCATAAATTGAGCCCTCCTGAATCAAAACAAACTGGAACCAGATTTGAGAAATCATGGATTTATTTAAATGAAGAAGCTTTTCTTCCTGTTCAACTGCATTTATTCTTTTTATGGGTGTTTTTTTTTTTTTTTGTAAAGTAGAGTTCTTTACGTGGCTACATGTAAAGGGTTTGAACCAAAATTCAGTACCTTTAATCTTGAATCGCCAAAGTGGCTCTAGCCAAGTCAAATGGTTGAGAAGTTTACTGGCCTGCTATTGTGCGATTTCTGTGAATTGTTGTCGACTGATCTGCTTACTGAACATTTCTTTTAATGCTCAACTGTTTATATAGCTTTCTTCTTCTTCTTCTTTTTTTGTTCTGAAAAAAAATTGATTTTATGGTGCTACATGTACCGAGAGAAGGGTTTGAACAAAAGTCAGTACCCTTGATCTTGAATTACCAAATTGGTTGTAGCCAAATTGAATGGTTGAGAAGCTTACTGGCCGGCCATTGTGAGATTTCTCACCTGTGTCAATGGATCTGCTTACCGAGCTTCTCACATTTCTCTTGAATGTTTTTTGTTTGTTGTTTTGAGGTGGCTCTTATGAGAAGGGGAGAAGAGGGAACTGGCATAAGATATTGCCTTTTCAAGAGGCCCTTTTCTAATATCAATATGTTAACTGAGTCAACTTCCCCGCAAATTTGCTTTGACTCCCCAGCTGTTTGCTTCTGTTGGTGCCTAGTTGCTTACATCTTTTTGCTTCTTCTTTTTTTTCCCCTTAATTTGGGTAACATGTGTTACCTGCCAGGAAAACCTTTATAGCATACCTTTCAGAGCCATCTGATCTGGTAAATGTAAAGTAGAAAGAGAAACCTATGTTAGTAAAAAGGTGATGGAAGGAGAACTCGTGTAAAACCTATTGACTTACATATGGGACTCGGTTGGTAAAAGAGAAAACATTCTCTTGTGCTCAACATTGGTTCCAGTGTTTCTCTCTACCTACAATGAGTTTTCTTCTTGATGTCTGTTACAGATTTTGGTATGTAAAAGTCTGTTAGATGAGCTTCCATTCAATTGCATAGATTCAAACTTAGTTTAATGGTTATTAAGGTGTACTGTCATATATATGGAGTGTCTTCTTTCCTTGAATACTCATGCACATAAATATAAACTTTCAAGATGTTTAAGAATCTCGAAATGTTTCTCATTCTGTTTTCATGTTTTTGTTTTGGATTAATGGTATTGGTATTATAATAGTTGTGCTTGTATTACAGTTCAAACAATTGTTGAATTGTATTTTGAACTGTATGCAGTTGAACATCCCCTTTTACAAAATATATATATATATATATATATATATATATATATATATACANAGAANNNNNNNNNNNNNNNNNNNNNNNNNNNNNNNNNNNNNNNNNNNNNNNNNNNNNNNNNNNNNNNNNNNNNNNNNNNNNNNNNNNNNNNNNNNNNNNNNNNNNNNNNNNNNNNNNNNNNNNNNNNNNNNNNNNNNNNNNNNNNNNNNNNNNNNNNNNNNNNNNNNNNNNNNNNNNNNNNNNNNNNNNNNNNNNNNNNNNNNNNNNNNNNNNNNN encodes:
- the LOC101291575 gene encoding F-box protein CPR30-like, with protein sequence MVHKEEAEELPEEIILNIFSRLPVKSLIRFTCVSKRLRSIILLDPKFAESQIKAARRQKTLNRILLSNAPKPLRVPSDRPPSEEPSSVKKPPHVNLLGSCNGLVFVAVGEKLFYIYNPSTGLLKQLPDRSFSSHQNYYVYGVGYLSATDDYKVLVASTHIHKHEIFMFSLRTHVWERIESHSSNIVPDVTDVFDQQGTLFSEVLHWLINDDFLINYELVCFDLAKEVFRRMELPFGILTNNSTKIGAGFVEGACVYQIFVLTLFICGS
- the LOC101310741 gene encoding ruvB-like 2-like, which codes for MAELKLSESRDLTRIERIGAHSHIRGLGLDSALEARDVSEGMVGQTAARKAAGVILQMIKEGKIAGRAVLLAGQPGTGKTAIAMGMAKSLGLETPFAMLAGSELFSLEMGKTEALMQAFRKAIGVRIKEETEIIEGEVVEVQIDRPAVAGAASKTGKLTLKTTEMETVYDLGAKMIEALGKEKVQSGDVVAIDKASGKITKVGRSFSRSRDYDAMGPSVKLVQCPDGELQKRKEVVHCVTLHEIDVINSRTQGFLALFTGDTGEIRSEVREQIDTKVAEWREEGKAEIVPGVLFIDEVHMLDIECFSFLNRALENEMAPILVVATNRGITTIRGTNYKSPHGIPIDLLDRLLIITTQPYTEDEIRKILDIRSQEEEVEMSEEAKHLLTKIGVDASLRYAIHLITAAALACQKRKGKIVEMEDINRVYHLFLDVKRSTQYLMEYQSQYMFNDADEDDANAMQP